A section of the Leptotrichia sp. HSP-342 genome encodes:
- a CDS encoding DUF488 domain-containing protein: MNKLNWKRIYEKAEETDGFRVFVDRLWARGMKKEDAKIDYWAKEITPTKELREDYHKGKINFETFAAGYLNELEKNPDFDKFLKIIKSELLSKNVTMVFASKTSEISHIPILKKYLENKL; encoded by the coding sequence ATGAATAAACTAAACTGGAAAAGAATTTATGAAAAAGCAGAAGAAACTGATGGATTTAGAGTATTTGTAGACAGGCTGTGGGCAAGAGGAATGAAAAAGGAAGATGCCAAAATTGATTACTGGGCAAAGGAAATTACACCTACAAAGGAGCTTAGGGAAGATTATCATAAAGGAAAAATTAATTTTGAGACATTTGCAGCAGGATATCTAAATGAATTGGAAAAAAATCCTGATTTTGATAAATTTTTAAAAATAATAAAATCTGAACTGCTTTCAAAAAATGTTACAATGGTTTTTGCAAGCAAAACTTCTGAAATTAGTCATATTCCGATTTTGAAAAAGTATTTGGAAAATAAATTATAA
- a CDS encoding DKNYY domain-containing protein, translated as MKKNFIKIFFLIFLISSLIFSENKKLNENFGIEDGKVYYINRKIEEADIKTFEVFEDGEYAKDKNNVYYKENVLNEADPKSFKLLTKISYGLGKDRNNLYFWENKVNNIDVKTLEIMTDEFSIYLKDKNGVYILFSYNGGLPVDLDNMIMSLKILKNVDKQTFQLISGGYSKDKNSVYYIGKKIDGADPKNFKVLKDYIFTDGKNVYLYGEKKEDIDLQTLKFFDDNSSYFFDKNNIYFQGDKLENADFKSFKIMELNFSKDKNNVYEGNEKIDGADAKTFEVIDTYAGFARDKNYLYYSNERIKNSDPYTFERVNEHLVRDKNQFYSNGMVLDVDGKTFQIVKDYEKDYFMYAKDKNKAYYINFMDGKDEMVKELKGLNPKNFKVLNRYYTKDDKKVYFSKEYADIQEVQNVDVKSFEVLYFENIETKDDFGKDKDKVYLFGLELKDVKPEKFQVVKEPITEKIIYVRDENNLFVIFYDYFSGFNFVKTKKFENIDFETLKWKSARELEDKNGKYIVNGSVIDEDKIEIKFIKK; from the coding sequence ATGAAAAAGAATTTTATTAAAATATTTTTCTTGATATTTTTAATTAGTAGTCTGATTTTTTCAGAAAATAAAAAGTTAAATGAAAATTTTGGAATAGAAGATGGAAAAGTTTATTATATAAACAGAAAAATTGAGGAAGCTGATATAAAGACTTTTGAAGTTTTCGAAGATGGTGAGTATGCAAAAGATAAGAATAATGTTTATTATAAAGAAAATGTTCTTAATGAAGCAGATCCTAAAAGTTTTAAATTATTGACAAAAATTAGTTACGGATTGGGTAAAGATAGAAATAATCTTTATTTTTGGGAGAATAAGGTAAATAATATAGATGTAAAAACTCTTGAAATAATGACAGATGAATTTTCAATTTATTTAAAAGATAAAAACGGAGTGTATATTTTATTTTCATATAATGGAGGACTTCCTGTCGATTTAGATAATATGATAATGTCTCTAAAAATTTTAAAAAATGTTGACAAACAAACTTTTCAACTAATTAGTGGAGGGTATTCAAAAGATAAAAATAGTGTTTATTATATTGGTAAAAAAATAGATGGAGCAGATCCCAAAAACTTTAAAGTTTTAAAAGATTATATTTTTACAGATGGAAAAAATGTCTATCTTTATGGAGAAAAAAAAGAGGATATAGATTTACAGACATTAAAATTTTTTGATGATAATTCCAGTTATTTTTTTGACAAAAATAATATTTATTTTCAAGGAGATAAACTAGAGAATGCTGATTTTAAAAGTTTTAAAATAATGGAGTTGAATTTTTCAAAAGATAAAAATAATGTTTATGAAGGAAATGAAAAAATAGATGGAGCAGATGCTAAAACTTTTGAAGTAATTGATACTTACGCAGGATTTGCGAGAGACAAAAATTATTTGTATTATTCTAATGAAAGAATAAAAAATTCTGATCCGTATACTTTTGAAAGAGTAAATGAACATTTGGTAAGAGATAAAAATCAATTTTATTCTAACGGAATGGTTTTAGATGTGGATGGAAAAACTTTTCAAATAGTAAAAGATTATGAAAAAGATTATTTTATGTATGCAAAAGATAAAAATAAAGCATATTACATAAATTTTATGGATGGAAAAGATGAAATGGTAAAAGAGTTAAAAGGATTAAATCCTAAAAATTTTAAAGTGCTAAATCGTTATTATACAAAAGACGATAAAAAAGTTTATTTTAGTAAAGAATATGCGGATATACAAGAAGTTCAAAATGTAGATGTAAAATCATTTGAAGTATTATATTTTGAAAATATAGAAACTAAAGATGATTTTGGAAAAGATAAAGATAAAGTTTATTTGTTTGGTCTTGAATTAAAAGATGTAAAACCTGAAAAATTTCAAGTTGTGAAAGAGCCAATAACGGAAAAAATTATATATGTTCGAGATGAAAATAATTTATTTGTAATTTTTTATGATTATTTTTCAGGATTTAATTTTGTAAAGACTAAAAAATTTGAAAATATAGATTTTGAAACTCTTAAATGGAAATCAGCAAGAGAACTGGAAGATAAAAATGGAAAATATATTGTGAATGGCAGCGTAATTGATGAAGATAAAATAGAAATTAAATTTATAAAGAAATAG
- a CDS encoding DUF956 family protein translates to MAISMNTKVLFTTKANSLSGMIGNKNGNILVGDKAFEFYNNRNPEDYIQIPWEEIVRVRAQIFFKDKYIRGFFIDTKSAGSYNFVVKNAGKTLKTMRDFLGNEKIVRNKPVLSLKKVFEWFKKK, encoded by the coding sequence GTGGCTATTTCAATGAATACAAAAGTGTTGTTCACTACAAAGGCAAATTCTTTATCGGGAATGATTGGAAATAAAAATGGGAATATACTTGTAGGTGATAAAGCCTTTGAATTTTATAATAACCGTAATCCCGAAGACTATATTCAGATTCCTTGGGAGGAAATTGTAAGAGTAAGAGCACAGATTTTTTTTAAAGACAAATATATTCGTGGTTTTTTCATAGATACTAAAAGTGCTGGATCGTATAATTTTGTTGTAAAAAATGCTGGAAAAACACTAAAGACAATGCGTGATTTTCTTGGAAATGAAAAAATTGTAAGAAATAAACCTGTATTGTCGCTGAAAAAAGTGTTTGAATGGTTTAAGAAGAAATAA
- a CDS encoding PFL family protein → MNLLPDEILETIDMVEMQHLDVRTVTMGISLLDCIDADAEKTAENIYNKITENGKDLVKIADEVASKYNMPIINKRVSVTPISIIGNATNAEDYTIFAKALDRAAKTIGIDFIGGFSALVDKGFTKGDVKLINSIPKALSETDRVCSSVNVGSTKSGINLDAVKMMGKTVKELAELSKDADGLAAAKFVVFTNAVPDNPFMAGAFHGVENPDVVLNVGISGPGVVRHTLANISKTAKIDEITEAIKKVSFKITRMGELIGKEVAERLGVEFGIIDLSLAPTPAVGDSVGNVLEEFGLEAVGAYGTTLALAILNDAVKKGGAMAATRVGGLTGAFIPVSEDQGMIEATSKGYLTLEKLEAMTCVCSVGLDMIAIPGDTSEAIISGIIADEMAIGMVNSKTTAVRIIPVPGKKSGDRVVFGGLLGEADIININNLDCSVLINRGGKVAPPIQALKN, encoded by the coding sequence ATGAATTTATTACCTGATGAGATACTGGAAACTATAGATATGGTAGAAATGCAGCACCTTGATGTGAGAACTGTCACAATGGGGATAAGCCTGCTTGACTGCATTGATGCAGATGCCGAAAAAACAGCAGAAAATATTTATAACAAAATTACGGAAAATGGAAAAGATTTGGTAAAAATCGCTGATGAAGTAGCAAGTAAATACAATATGCCAATTATTAATAAAAGAGTTTCAGTTACTCCAATTTCAATAATTGGAAATGCAACTAATGCCGAAGATTACACAATTTTTGCAAAAGCACTTGATAGAGCGGCAAAAACAATCGGAATTGACTTCATTGGAGGATTTTCCGCACTTGTGGACAAAGGTTTTACAAAAGGCGATGTTAAGCTGATAAACAGTATTCCGAAGGCACTTTCTGAAACAGACAGAGTTTGCTCCTCTGTAAATGTAGGCTCTACAAAGTCAGGAATCAACTTGGATGCTGTAAAAATGATGGGAAAAACTGTAAAGGAACTGGCTGAACTTTCCAAAGATGCAGACGGACTGGCAGCCGCAAAATTTGTCGTATTTACAAATGCTGTTCCTGATAATCCATTTATGGCGGGTGCATTTCATGGGGTAGAAAATCCAGATGTTGTGCTAAACGTTGGAATTAGTGGTCCAGGGGTTGTAAGACACACACTTGCGAACATTTCAAAAACGGCAAAAATTGATGAAATAACAGAAGCAATAAAAAAAGTAAGTTTTAAAATCACAAGAATGGGAGAATTAATCGGAAAAGAAGTTGCTGAAAGACTTGGCGTTGAATTTGGAATAATCGACTTGTCACTTGCACCAACTCCAGCAGTAGGCGATAGTGTTGGAAATGTACTGGAGGAATTTGGACTGGAAGCAGTCGGAGCTTATGGAACAACACTTGCACTTGCAATATTGAATGACGCTGTAAAAAAAGGCGGAGCAATGGCTGCAACTCGTGTCGGAGGCTTAACAGGGGCATTTATTCCAGTAAGTGAAGATCAGGGAATGATAGAAGCTACAAGTAAAGGATATTTGACACTTGAAAAATTGGAGGCGATGACTTGTGTATGTTCTGTCGGACTTGATATGATAGCTATTCCAGGTGATACTTCTGAAGCTATAATTTCTGGAATAATAGCAGATGAAATGGCAATTGGAATGGTAAACAGCAAAACTACCGCAGTCAGAATAATCCCAGTTCCTGGGAAAAAATCTGGAGACAGAGTAGTGTTTGGTGGACTTCTAGGAGAAGCAGATATTATAAATATAAATAATTTAGATTGCTCTGTGCTAATTAATCGTGGTGGAAAAGTAGCTCCGCCAATTCAGGCATTAAAAAATTAA
- the cobJ gene encoding precorrin-3B C(17)-methyltransferase translates to MNKNGKIYVVGIGPGKKADMTFKAYEAMEKSDIIVGYKTYTDLIEEYFPNTEIKSSSMMKEVDRCIEVLELAKSGKNVALISSGDAGVYGMAGIMYEVIGENDDVEIEVIAGVTATNAAAAIVGAPIMHDYVTISLSNLLTDWELIKKRLELAAQGDFIVSLYNPKSKGRTTQIVEAQEIMLKHKPKDTPVAIVRNAGRETEEHEITTLEKMLDSEINMLTIVLIGNSNTFVKKGKMVTPRGYDKKYEY, encoded by the coding sequence ATGAACAAAAATGGAAAAATTTATGTAGTGGGAATTGGGCCTGGAAAAAAGGCAGACATGACTTTCAAGGCTTATGAGGCAATGGAAAAAAGTGATATTATTGTAGGTTATAAAACTTATACTGACTTAATTGAAGAATATTTTCCAAATACTGAAATAAAAAGTTCAAGTATGATGAAAGAAGTTGACAGATGTATTGAAGTTTTGGAACTTGCAAAATCTGGTAAAAATGTTGCTTTGATTAGCAGTGGAGATGCTGGAGTATACGGTATGGCTGGAATAATGTATGAAGTAATCGGAGAAAATGACGATGTGGAAATCGAAGTAATCGCAGGAGTTACAGCAACAAATGCTGCAGCCGCAATCGTAGGAGCTCCAATTATGCACGATTATGTAACAATCAGCCTAAGCAACCTTCTAACAGACTGGGAACTAATAAAAAAACGTCTAGAATTAGCTGCACAAGGTGATTTCATCGTAAGCTTATACAATCCAAAAAGTAAAGGAAGAACAACACAAATTGTTGAAGCACAGGAAATTATGCTAAAACACAAACCAAAAGATACGCCAGTTGCAATCGTAAGAAATGCAGGACGTGAAACTGAAGAGCATGAAATCACAACACTTGAAAAAATGCTTGATTCTGAAATAAATATGCTTACAATTGTATTAATCGGAAATTCAAATACATTTGTTAAAAAAGGAAAAATGGTTACACCTAGAGGTTATGATAAAAAATATGAATATTAA
- the sppA gene encoding signal peptide peptidase SppA, with protein sequence MKFWNFLKKALIFTLKETYSFFLKTALFILLIFIIGISTIAIFNSKNKNERKKSYEYILFNVANVNEDKVKGNFLSEENLSYMDILQSLNDIKNNNQVKGVIIALDTIDLPSSKIEELSKKFEELKANNKKIYAFGAYITNANYKLAAIANEVIMVPSTSASLDLTGYHYSDIYYKGLFDKLGVNMEVVRIGNYKSYGENYTGNEMTPELRSELTRILENRYDKFITDISKNRKIDKNALNNDIVNGTDTSLTPFAARDKNLVDKLEHFSDFTKRLNIREDNVADITDYYEKQVKDQNIGNPRNGTIAVIYAEGSILYDPNGVTEGVITPDNILQKVEKAMQTKNLKGIVLRVNSGGGSALASEIIYQELTKLNIPIYVSMSDTTASGGYYISMAGNKVFANNATITGSIGVVSMIPKLYNAQDKYGVHSNSVSKGKYSDISDSFAPLSEESRAKITQSMEETYKEFKSRVSKNRKIDENTLENYAQGKIWLGDEAKNINLVDGIASLDEVIKIMAKDLGLRKNYAVESIYLEEDFSQKLKSFTNMITEKFSLSAQLQKNIPQAKKAFNEYDFAVQNQNKPLYYLTYKLDLY encoded by the coding sequence ATGAAATTTTGGAACTTTTTAAAAAAGGCTTTAATATTTACATTAAAAGAAACATATTCATTTTTTCTGAAAACAGCTCTGTTTATACTTCTGATTTTTATTATTGGAATTTCCACTATTGCGATTTTCAATTCTAAAAATAAGAATGAAAGAAAAAAAAGCTATGAATATATACTTTTTAACGTTGCAAATGTCAATGAAGATAAAGTCAAGGGAAACTTCCTTTCTGAAGAAAATTTATCATACATGGATATTCTCCAGAGCTTAAATGACATAAAGAATAATAATCAAGTTAAAGGTGTCATTATTGCACTTGATACAATAGACTTACCATCTTCAAAAATTGAGGAACTTTCAAAGAAATTTGAAGAATTAAAAGCAAACAACAAAAAAATATATGCTTTTGGAGCTTATATTACAAACGCTAACTACAAGCTAGCTGCCATTGCAAATGAAGTTATAATGGTTCCTTCCACTTCTGCTAGTTTGGATTTGACTGGTTATCATTATTCAGATATTTACTATAAAGGGTTGTTTGATAAATTAGGAGTAAATATGGAAGTTGTCCGTATTGGTAATTACAAGTCTTATGGTGAAAATTATACTGGAAATGAAATGACTCCCGAATTACGTTCAGAACTTACAAGAATACTAGAAAACAGATATGATAAGTTCATCACTGATATTTCCAAAAATCGTAAGATTGATAAAAATGCACTAAACAACGATATTGTAAATGGAACTGATACAAGCTTGACACCATTTGCAGCTCGTGATAAAAACCTAGTTGATAAACTAGAACATTTTTCTGATTTTACAAAACGTCTAAATATTCGTGAAGATAACGTTGCAGATATTACTGATTATTATGAAAAACAAGTAAAAGATCAGAACATTGGAAATCCTAGAAATGGAACTATTGCTGTAATTTATGCCGAAGGTTCAATCCTATACGATCCAAACGGAGTTACCGAAGGTGTTATTACACCTGACAACATTTTGCAAAAAGTTGAAAAAGCAATGCAGACTAAAAATTTAAAGGGAATTGTCCTTCGGGTAAATTCAGGCGGAGGTTCAGCGCTTGCTTCTGAAATAATTTATCAGGAACTTACAAAACTAAATATTCCAATTTATGTTTCAATGTCTGACACTACTGCTTCTGGAGGTTACTACATCTCAATGGCTGGAAATAAAGTTTTTGCAAACAATGCCACAATTACAGGCTCAATCGGAGTAGTTTCAATGATTCCAAAACTTTACAATGCACAGGATAAATACGGAGTTCATTCAAATTCAGTATCAAAAGGTAAATATTCTGATATTTCTGACAGCTTTGCCCCACTATCTGAAGAATCGCGTGCTAAAATTACTCAATCAATGGAAGAAACATACAAAGAATTCAAATCACGTGTTTCTAAAAATCGTAAAATTGATGAGAATACTCTTGAAAATTATGCACAAGGTAAAATATGGCTTGGAGATGAAGCTAAAAATATAAATTTAGTTGATGGAATTGCAAGTCTTGATGAAGTTATAAAAATAATGGCAAAAGATTTAGGATTACGAAAAAATTACGCTGTGGAAAGTATCTATCTGGAAGAAGATTTTTCACAAAAATTAAAATCCTTTACAAATATGATTACAGAAAAATTCAGTCTATCTGCACAACTTCAAAAAAATATTCCTCAAGCAAAAAAAGCATTTAATGAATACGACTTCGCGGTGCAGAATCAAAATAAACCGTTATATTATTTGACATATAAATTAGATTTATACTAA
- a CDS encoding tetratricopeptide repeat protein, with amino-acid sequence MKKLIVLGTIIISLALKAGYLEDGISYYENKNYLKAEEMFLKAVQEKDGKVEAMYNLGLLYQAQKKFDKAEQMYLEAVENNNVEAMNNLGNLYKDQKKFDKAEQIYLKASQKGYVAAMNSLGVLYYDQKKFDKAEQMYLRASQQGSIFAIYNLGNLYYYQKKFDKAEQMFLKASQAGEVEAIYNLGVLYYEQKKFDKAKQMFLKAIEKGHIKATYNLGVLYYYQDNRVNAKKYIKMASDAGYEEARELYRKMLQAGY; translated from the coding sequence ATGAAAAAACTTATCGTATTGGGAACTATTATCATATCGCTTGCATTAAAAGCTGGATACTTAGAAGATGGAATATCATATTATGAAAATAAAAATTATTTAAAAGCAGAAGAGATGTTTTTAAAAGCTGTTCAAGAAAAAGATGGTAAAGTTGAAGCTATGTATAATCTAGGACTTTTGTATCAAGCTCAGAAAAAATTTGATAAGGCTGAGCAGATGTATTTAGAAGCTGTAGAAAATAACAACGTTGAAGCTATGAATAATTTAGGAAATTTATACAAAGATCAGAAAAAATTTGATAAGGCTGAACAGATATATCTAAAAGCTAGTCAAAAAGGTTATGTTGCGGCTATGAACAGTTTAGGAGTTTTGTATTATGATCAAAAAAAATTTGATAAGGCTGAACAAATGTATTTAAGAGCTAGTCAGCAAGGTTCAATTTTTGCCATATACAATTTGGGAAACCTATATTATTATCAAAAGAAATTTGATAAAGCTGAACAAATGTTTTTAAAAGCTAGTCAAGCTGGTGAAGTTGAAGCTATATATAATCTAGGGGTTTTATATTATGAACAAAAAAAATTCGACAAAGCTAAACAAATGTTTTTAAAAGCTATAGAAAAAGGACATATTAAGGCTACATACAACCTAGGAGTCTTGTATTATTACCAAGATAACCGTGTCAATGCAAAAAAATATATAAAAATGGCATCAGATGCAGGATATGAAGAAGCTCGGGAACTTTATAGAAAAATGTTACAGGCAGGATACTAA
- the cbiT gene encoding precorrin-6Y C5,15-methyltransferase (decarboxylating) subunit CbiT, whose amino-acid sequence MYHIKDEEFLRGKVPMTKEEIRFVSLGKMEMKDDDICLDIGGGTGSVSMEMARFARNGKVFVIERNDEAVELIHKNIEKFDLKNITVIKGMAPDGLKDLNIKFNKIFIGGSAGNLVEIIKYSYDKLVEDGILVLNFIVLENISTAVEELKKYNFKDVDICQLIVSKNRKVKDFNMMMAENPIYVITAKK is encoded by the coding sequence ATGTATCATATAAAAGATGAAGAATTTTTAAGAGGAAAAGTTCCTATGACAAAAGAGGAAATCCGTTTTGTAAGCCTTGGGAAAATGGAGATGAAAGATGATGATATTTGTCTTGACATTGGTGGCGGAACTGGTTCTGTGAGTATGGAAATGGCAAGATTTGCACGAAACGGAAAAGTTTTTGTAATTGAGAGAAATGATGAGGCAGTTGAGCTGATTCATAAGAATATAGAAAAATTTGATTTGAAAAATATTACTGTAATAAAAGGAATGGCGCCAGATGGACTAAAAGACTTAAATATAAAGTTTAATAAAATTTTTATTGGAGGTTCAGCTGGAAATCTGGTGGAAATTATAAAATATTCTTATGATAAGCTTGTTGAAGATGGAATTTTAGTACTAAACTTTATCGTACTGGAAAATATATCTACGGCTGTTGAGGAACTGAAAAAATACAATTTTAAAGATGTGGATATTTGTCAGTTAATCGTGAGTAAAAATAGAAAAGTTAAGGATTTTAATATGATGATGGCAGAAAATCCAATTTATGTGATTACTGCGAAAAAATAG
- the cbiG gene encoding cobalt-precorrin 5A hydrolase: MRTAVYCVSKNGYKTCLKIKENVYKNLHIYVSGRVANLLNLENENIENLFIINERVPILLEKTFNKYDLHIFVTATGAVVRIIDGKFKSKDTDPAVITVDDHANFVISLLSGHLGGANEECEKIAQGIGAIPVITTASDVGGKIAVDTFSQKIKAKLEDLEGAKRVTSLIVNGEKVSLHLPKNIVSHNENSAGAIIVSNRKNIEISKVIPQNIFIGIGCRRGISKEHIIEKLKYVMDKQNLELSAIKMAASAWVKSDEIGLIEAMEELEIPIKFFDKEEILKVEDLVEERSEFVKNQIGVYGVSEPCAFLASSGKGKFLVKKVKLDGMTLSIFEDELKVL; this comes from the coding sequence ATGAGAACAGCAGTATATTGCGTAAGCAAAAACGGATATAAAACTTGTTTAAAAATAAAAGAAAATGTGTATAAAAATTTGCATATTTATGTTTCAGGAAGAGTTGCTAATTTATTAAATCTTGAAAATGAAAATATCGAAAATCTATTTATTATAAATGAAAGAGTACCGATTTTGCTTGAAAAAACATTTAATAAATATGATTTACATATATTTGTTACAGCAACTGGAGCTGTTGTGAGAATAATTGACGGAAAATTTAAAAGTAAGGATACCGATCCTGCGGTAATTACTGTTGATGACCATGCCAACTTTGTTATTTCACTGCTTTCAGGACATCTAGGAGGAGCAAATGAAGAATGTGAGAAAATCGCACAAGGAATCGGTGCTATCCCCGTAATTACAACTGCTTCAGATGTAGGTGGAAAAATAGCTGTAGACACATTTTCACAAAAAATAAAGGCAAAATTGGAAGATTTGGAAGGAGCTAAAAGAGTTACTTCGCTAATTGTGAACGGAGAAAAAGTTAGCCTGCATTTACCAAAAAACATTGTATCTCACAATGAAAATAGTGCTGGAGCAATAATTGTATCAAATAGAAAAAATATTGAAATTTCAAAGGTTATACCACAGAATATTTTTATCGGAATTGGTTGCAGGAGAGGAATTAGCAAGGAGCATATTATAGAAAAATTAAAATATGTGATGGATAAACAAAATTTAGAGCTTTCCGCTATAAAAATGGCAGCATCTGCCTGGGTAAAATCTGATGAAATTGGGCTTATTGAGGCAATGGAAGAACTTGAAATTCCAATTAAATTTTTTGATAAGGAAGAAATATTAAAAGTAGAAGATTTAGTTGAAGAACGTTCAGAATTTGTAAAAAATCAAATCGGAGTATACGGTGTTTCCGAACCTTGTGCATTTTTGGCTTCTAGCGGTAAAGGAAAATTTTTAGTAAAAAAAGTGAAATTAGACGGTATGACATTGTCTATTTTTGAAGATGAATTGAAGGTTTTGTAA
- a CDS encoding ACT domain-containing protein, with protein MSDRIVITVIGADKSGIVANVSTKLSELNLNIIDITQKVFENDIFAMIMLVEAPKNTDIKGLQEEFKVVEEKIGVRVYLQHENIFKAMHRI; from the coding sequence ATGAGCGATAGAATAGTTATTACAGTTATTGGAGCGGATAAATCAGGAATTGTTGCGAATGTATCGACAAAGTTAAGTGAACTTAATTTGAATATTATTGATATAACTCAAAAAGTGTTTGAAAATGATATTTTTGCGATGATTATGCTTGTGGAAGCTCCTAAAAATACGGATATAAAAGGATTGCAGGAAGAGTTTAAGGTGGTTGAGGAAAAGATTGGAGTAAGAGTTTACTTGCAGCATGAAAATATTTTCAAGGCGATGCACAGAATATAA
- a CDS encoding NAD(P)-dependent oxidoreductase: MDRIRTNGDSYGKNLLKASVDVTVYNRNFDKTVPLVEKGAKNTKNVEEIFEQNDIIFFMISNYNAALEILNENVLSKIKGKKIVNMSTISPTESKAVGKLVIENNGKYIEAPVSGSVGAATAGVLLILAGGNKADTKDLYSIFDILGSKTYYFGELGKATGAKLVLNSLLGIFGEAYSEVLLLAQNFGIDTETIVNAISDSRMSSPLFQEKNMFTNREYPAAFMLKHMTKGLKLSNEEIENRKLSLPLIQNTTKNYSEALEQGYGEQDMAAIFEILSKKND; encoded by the coding sequence TTGGATAGGATTAGGACAAATGGGGACTCCTATGGTAAAAATTTATTAAAAGCTTCTGTTGATGTGACAGTTTACAATAGAAATTTTGATAAAACTGTACCACTTGTAGAAAAAGGAGCTAAAAACACAAAAAATGTAGAAGAAATTTTTGAACAAAATGACATTATATTTTTTATGATTTCAAATTATAATGCGGCATTAGAAATTTTAAATGAAAATGTCTTATCAAAAATAAAAGGAAAAAAAATAGTAAATATGAGCACAATTTCACCTACCGAAAGTAAAGCTGTAGGAAAACTTGTTATTGAAAATAATGGAAAGTATATTGAAGCACCAGTATCTGGATCAGTAGGAGCTGCTACTGCTGGAGTTTTATTAATATTAGCTGGAGGAAATAAAGCTGATACTAAAGATTTATATTCAATTTTTGATATTTTAGGAAGTAAAACATATTATTTTGGAGAATTAGGAAAAGCAACTGGAGCAAAATTAGTATTAAATTCTTTACTTGGAATATTTGGAGAAGCTTATAGTGAAGTATTATTATTAGCACAAAATTTTGGAATAGATACAGAAACTATTGTAAATGCTATTTCAGATTCTAGAATGAGTTCGCCACTATTTCAGGAAAAAAATATGTTTACAAACAGAGAATACCCTGCGGCATTTATGCTTAAACATATGACAAAAGGCTTGAAATTATCAAATGAAGAAATCGAAAATAGAAAATTATCATTACCATTAATTCAAAATACAACTAAAAATTATTCAGAAGCTTTAGAACAAGGTTATGGAGAACAAGATATGGCGGCTATTTTTGAAATTTTAAGCAAGAAAAATGATTAA
- a CDS encoding NUDIX hydrolase, which produces MIATLCYLEKDNKYLMLYRNKKEIDINKGKWIGVGGKMEKGETPEQCLVREVFEETGYKLNNYKYKGLVIFNYNEDEPLFMYVYTSSDFSGIKKKCDEGDLKWIPKNEIFNLKLWEGDKIFLELLFKNTPFFYLTLNYENDDLLSSKLEFKEKYSCFEVFVPENYVEKIVENLQKHNLLTEGFYADVYSTADAIGHWKTLEGGNPFDGEIGKSSVANEKIMRFRVKREFEELAYYLVKEAHPYETAVINVFRMEV; this is translated from the coding sequence ATGATTGCAACATTATGTTATCTTGAAAAAGATAATAAATATCTGATGTTATATAGAAATAAAAAAGAAATTGATATAAATAAGGGAAAATGGATTGGCGTTGGCGGAAAAATGGAAAAGGGTGAAACGCCTGAGCAATGTTTGGTACGAGAAGTATTCGAAGAAACTGGATACAAACTGAATAATTATAAATACAAAGGACTGGTAATTTTTAACTATAATGAAGATGAGCCTTTATTTATGTATGTTTATACAAGTTCTGATTTTTCTGGAATTAAAAAGAAATGTGATGAAGGGGATTTGAAATGGATTCCAAAAAATGAAATTTTCAATTTAAAATTGTGGGAAGGCGACAAAATATTTTTAGAATTATTGTTTAAAAATACACCATTTTTTTATTTGACTTTAAACTATGAAAACGACGATTTATTGAGTTCAAAATTAGAATTTAAAGAAAAATATAGCTGTTTTGAAGTTTTTGTGCCAGAAAATTATGTGGAAAAAATTGTGGAAAACTTACAAAAACATAACCTTTTGACAGAGGGATTTTATGCAGATGTATATTCTACAGCTGATGCAATTGGGCATTGGAAAACTCTGGAAGGCGGAAATCCTTTTGATGGAGAAATTGGAAAATCAAGTGTAGCCAATGAGAAAATAATGCGATTTCGGGTAAAAAGAGAATTTGAGGAACTGGCATATTATCTGGTAAAAGAGGCTCATCCTTATGAAACTGCAGTTATTAATGTATTCAGGATGGAAGTTTAG